The genomic DNA GCTTGCCCGTTTCACGCCAGTATCCGAGCGCGCCGCTGACGCGACCATCCGTCTTCAGCAGGCGATAGATGGTGCACTCCATATGCACCTTGATCTCATCTTCCTTGGTGTGAGGATGGCGGCCGCTCGCCACCACGCGTTCCTGCAGGGTGCGGATCATTTCCAACCCGGTGCGGTCGCCCACGTGCGCCAGACGCGGATAGGCGTGGCCGCCGAAGTTACGCTGCAGAATCTGGCCGTCGTCGGTGCGGTCAAAGACAGCCCCCCAGCTTTCCAGTTCCCGCGCGCGGTCCGGCGACTCTTGCGCGTGGATCTGCGCCATGCGCCAGTTGTTCAGGAACTTGCCACCAAACATCGTGTCGACGAAGTGAACTTGCCAGTTGTCCTTCTTCTCCACGTTGCCGAGCGCGGCCGCCATGCCCCCTTCCGCCATCACGGTGTGGGCCTTGCCCAGCAAGGACTTGCAAACCAGGCCGGTGCGAAGCCCCATTTGCGCAGCTTCCACGGCGGCCCGCATGCCGGCGCCGCCAGCACCGATAACCAGCACGTCATACTCGTGAACGTCGTATTTGGAAGACATCGAGGCTAACCTTCAAATCGAGGGGCGAGGGGACCGGGGGCGCAGCGCGCTAGAAAAGGATGTAGAAATCCTTCCAGAACCCCATCGAGACCATGCGGATGTAGAAGTCGGTGAAGAGCACCGAGAACAGACTCAACCAGGCGAACATTTCGTGCCGCTGGTTCAGGAAACTCACGGCCTTCCAGGCCTTGAAGCTGGCCGGCGGATTAGGGCCGCCATTGACGTGACAGCTGAAACAATCGTGCTTGCCGCCCACCAGATGACGCAAGGAATGGCAGCCGAAGGTGTACCCGCTCAGCAGCACCACGTTCAGCACCAGCACCAAGGTCCCGACCCCCACCCCGAACTTCAGCTTGGCACCGGACGCCGCAAACTCGGCGTGACTGAGCTGGTGGTAGTTCACGAGCAGGGAGCCGTCCGGATTGACCGGATACACGAACCCGAGCAGCGCGTCATAGCCCAGCAGGCCGATGAACAGGATGGCCACGTACAGGAAGAAGCGGTGGACGTTCTGGAGGATCCAGGGGAAAGCCCGCTCTCCCGTGTAGGTCCCGTGCGGACGTCCCTCCCCCACCGCACACGCCGGGGGGTGGAAGAAGAATGACCGGTAGTAGGCCTTCCGGTAGTAGTAACAGGTGGCACGGAAGCCGGCCGGCCAGATCAGAATGAGCATGGCCGGCGTGAACCAGGGCGCGACCTGTTTGATCCAGTCCGGCACGGGCAGCAAGGGGGAGTAGAAG from Candidatus Sericytochromatia bacterium includes the following:
- a CDS encoding succinate dehydrogenase, whose translation is MNLLASTVARFGATDRRDAWWLYPLMVASGLGFFVVYATYAGFSNAHFSWGSYLSPFYSPLLPVPDWIKQVAPWFTPAMLILIWPAGFRATCYYYRKAYYRSFFFHPPACAVGEGRPHGTYTGERAFPWILQNVHRFFLYVAILFIGLLGYDALLGFVYPVNPDGSLLVNYHQLSHAEFAASGAKLKFGVGVGTLVLVLNVVLLSGYTFGCHSLRHLVGGKHDCFSCHVNGGPNPPASFKAWKAVSFLNQRHEMFAWLSLFSVLFTDFYIRMVSMGFWKDFYILF